TTCATCTCTCTCTGCTGCTATTTTTTATTTTTCAATGAATCAAGAAACGCTTCCAGGCGGGTGGTAAGCTGCCCGAAGTCATCCGGATTGTAATCCGATTCAATAAACAGGGTAGATACCCCCAGACTCTCTACAAAATTTCCTACCGTCCGCGATTCCATATCGTACAACTGACAACCGGTAAAAGTCTGATAAATTACCCCGTCCACTTTAAAATCTTCAATTCCTTTGGCAATTTTTCTTTTTCTGTCGTCGTTCGGACTAAAATTAGGGCAAGTACTGGGTTTCAGGTACCTGTCGGCTACGGCAGGAATCATATCATACAAAAACCATTCGTCCACCGCCACGGTATCCCAAATCATCCGGCTGGTAGAACAAAACTCTTCATAAACCACCACTCCACCCAGTTCTTCAATTAAAACAGGAAGTTTTACATTGGGGAAAATGCTGGGCGAACCCGTTAAAAGAATACGGGGAGAATGGGCCTTTCCGACATAAACTTTTTGTTCTATCCGTTTTTCAAGCTCATCGTTGAGTTCTGATAATTTTTGTGTCCACCGCTCAATATCATCAAAAAAATAGGCATTGGTCACCAGAATGGCATCTTTACCGTAAATAACCGGGGCTGTTTTTCTGATTTGATTAAACCGGCGATATTCGGCTTGTGCTTTCGCCACCATTTTAATGGCTCTTTTCAGGCTCCGGCGTGTAATTTTATTTCCGGTAACCGATTCCAGTTTTTTTACAAATTTTTTAATCACCCGGTGCCAGTAACGGCGGGCTTCTTCCGTATCTTTAGTAGGGGGAACTTCAAGCAGATAAAGTGGTTTACCCAGTTCATCCCCCATTTCGCCCATTTTTTTCTTTTGGTCGCAGGTAGCCGGATTTACAATGAGAACAGGGTCAATATTACCGGGTAAAATATCAAGATAGATGGCCCCTAAAGTTGATTTTACCATCGGACAGGTTTTCGCCGGCAAAAACTCGGTTCCAATCTGGTCCATCGAATAAGCGCCGGAGCAAATACGCACCGGCACTGCTCCCACGGCGTAAATCAATTCGAGCGGAACATGAATACACATGGAAGCCACCACCTTTTTTCCCTGATAAGAAGTATCATCACCACTGAGAAACTTTTCGTAACGATCGTAGAAATAATTCATTCCTTGCGGGTTATCGGGAAATTTATCCACCATCTCCGCAAGGTTTCGCTTAATTTCCATGGAGTAATGAATACTCCCTGTTTTTCTCATCCGCTCGTACCGGTCTTTACTCACAGTATGTTGCATACTTTATTTTTTTGATTGCTCCGACGGCAGTTCTTTGGAATCGCCGGCCGGATTATAACGTTTAAAAAAGCCTTCTTCTGTAGATGTGAAAATTTTAAAATTCAATACTTTTACGTTCAGGCAATCCTCTTCCGGACAAGCTTCCACGCATTTAAAACACATCATACAATTATCGGTCACCACATTCACACTGGTAATATCTTCTGCAATGGATAAAATACCCATATCGCAAACCCGTGAGCAGTTTCCGCAGCGGGTACATTTATCCCCCACTTTCGTCAAACGCAAAATCCCGATCTTAGAAAACAGGTATTGCAGCGCACTCATGGGACAGAAAAAACAAAAGAAACGTTTTTTTACAAACGACCCCACAAAAAACAGTGCCAAAATAATAATGGCAAGCGACGACATCACAATGGTTACCGTACTGGAAAAATTAATACTCAACTGGGATGTGTCCCCCGAAAAAAGCGGCAAAATAATCCGTGCCGGACAAATTTGACAAAACGGCGTATGTAAATCATGCGAAAGTTTGGGCAAGCCAAAAAACGAGTTGGAAATTGCCAGGGGAATAAGGAAAAGCAAGGCCAATAAAACATATTTTATCCAGCTAAGCTTTTTAAAACTTTTCTCATCATACTGTCCACCTCTGATTCCCAAACGTTTACGAAGCATAGTGATCCAATCCTGGATGGTTCCCAACGGACAAAGAAATCCACACCAGGCTTTATTAAAAATAATAAAGAACAAGACAAAGGAGAGCAACGAAGTTAAGAATCCCACACCCCGCCAGCTGAATAGCGCCGAAAAAGAGGTATGCATCCGGTGCTGAACAGACATCAGAAAACAGGTTCCGGGACTGCCCGGATTGTACGGACAGGCAAAAGTGGGAAGATTTTGCCCTACCTGTATGAGAAAATAACTGCCATAAACAAACAAAATAAATGCGATAATCTGTATCCAGAAACGAAACCGGGATACATTACCATTGTTTACCCACCTTCTGATTTTACTTATTTTCGTTTTCATCAAAAATATATTCTTTATAAGGTTTCTTTCTCCGTTCACGGTATACAAAAACACCAATACTGATTATCACCAAGGATATGATAAAGATAATAAGTCCCCATACCATTGACTGGTACATGGTTCTCGACGGGAAATATCCGTCAGACATAGAGGTAACATAATGTACATAACGATAATTCTTTCCCCGAAAAGTACCGGTTTGTTCTTTGGTAAATTCAGAAAAGATCATATAGGAATAAATCTTACGCCCCCGGATTTCGCTCCATTTTGAAAAATAATCCTGAATAAACTGAAATGTCGCTTCGCCTTTGCGGTTGGTCATTTTCCGGTTTACCCATCCCTTTTCTGTACTCAACACAATCGGTATTCCAGCCACCGGTTTCCCCTGATACATCGGCTTATAAGTAAACTTGTCGCCTGATGCGATAAAGAAATGGAAATTTTCGTTTATGTGACGTTCTCTGACAATTTCGAACGGAATTTTTTCCGGAAAAATTCTCGGAAGAACCGCTTTTCGCACATTAGGATGGCCGTTACGGCAGCTATGGCTCAGCAACTCGGCCTTAGCAATATTTACGTACAGCGTGTCCCCCGAAAGCTGTTTAATCACAAGATAAACATTCCAATAACCTTCTGCGTTATCCACATATTCTACCACACTTTTCCCTTTTATGTTCAGGATTTTTGATTTCACCCGTTTATTTTTGGGAGAAAACACAAAAGTCTGTTTATCCAGACTGTCAGGGAGCGACAAGTAAGCAGCATGCTCAACAGAAATTCCCCGGCGAACCCATTGAATCACCCGGATCGGGCCTCCCCTGCCGCGGTGCCTTTTCATGGTGCAAAGCCGATGCATTCCATACGTTGAAACTTCTTTTCTTAAACGGCCGGGCGGTACATTCGATAACCAAACAGGAGATTCCTGTGCATTTACAGCCAAGGCCAATAAAAGCAACCACAAAAAATATCCTCCGGTAATTGTAAACCTTTTCATAGGGCAACTGCTTCTTGTGAATAAACAAAGATATTGCAATACCTGCTTCTGGGTATCGCAATATCTTTATTTTTTATTTAAATTAAAAATGATATCCGACAGATAAGACATAATTAACAGGCCAACCTGGTGAATAATACTGATACCAAACCGTTTGGTGGGTAACATAATCGTATCGTTTACCGGCATACGCCCAGGTAGCATAATTCACATCAAAAATATTATTCACTGCCAGTGAAGCTGTAAATTTCTTATAACGGTAATTTACTTTTGCATTCACAAGAGAATGGCCAGGATATTTAAAATGGTCATAGTTATCCATGTAATATGCGTCAATAAACTGATAATCAACCGTAAAACTCAAGCCAAAATCAAAGGCATACGTTGCTCCGGCCGAAAACATATTGTGCGGCGTTTTCCGGAGCTGGTTTCCGATAAGCGTAGTATCCGGATTGTCTATAAAAGTAGCATTCAGATAAGAATAAGCCAGAAAAGCCGTGAACTTTCTCTTGTAATGATACCGGAGCGACACTTCCACCCCATCATGACGAGTATTTCCGATATTGATATAAGTAGCCGGATAACCATCCGAAACAATCTGATCGGTAAAATCCATCCGGAATACGGAAACCTGATAATGGATCGCATTTTTCCACAAATTTCCCCGGACACCAATTTCATAATTCGTCAGATATTCTGGTTTCAAATCAGGATTCGGGATCACGTAAGTACTGGTAAAAAGCTGTGAAATCTGAGGCGGATTAAATCCTCTTGAAATATTTCCAAATACCGTCAGATTTTCAAGCGGATTGTAGGCAAATCCGAATTTCGGACTAAAGTTGGTTAAGCTGGAAGTTCCGCTGGTATTATCATCTCCGGTATGGAAATTATCTTCCCAGTCATAACCAATATAGTCAAACCGCAGACCAAAAGTCAGGTCGAGGCGTTCCTGAAACAGGCTTACCCGGTCTTCGGCATAAATTCCCAGCATGTCATAAGTACTTTTTCCGGCCCAAATCAAGCTACCGATAACCCCTGTTTCACCATCACGGGAATAAGTATGGTTATCATCGGTTTGCCGGTCGAAACTGGTACCTACAACAAAATAATTTTTGGCACTCGAAATTTTAGAAACCAGTTTATAGCGAACTTCTCCACCATACATTCTCACATTATCTTCTCCCCATTTGGTATCAAGGTAGTGTCCGGTGGTATTTCTGCCACTAAAATAACTATTAACGAAAAGATCACTTTTTTCTCCAAATTGTTTATCATAATGAAGGTTGAAGCGATAAATTTCATTGGTCCATCCGGTAAATTTCCGGGTAGCTACGCGTGATCTTTCCACAAACTGAATACTATCTAACGGACCACCACTCTGGGATGTATCTTTAGTATAATCACCGGTAAATTGTAATTTGCCCATTTTCCCAAAGTCCTGAATCAATTTAATACCGGCTCTTCCGGAGGTATATTCGGTACGATCCTGGTAGCCATCGGTATGGTAGTAACCGGCTTTGGCAAGGTAGCGGAAATTTCCTTTACCCCCATTTACATCCCCGCTAAATTTCTGAAAATTATAAGAGCCGTAAGACCCGTTAATATCTCCATGAAACCCTTCTTCCGGACTTTTTTCAATGATATTGATCACACCGGTAATTCCATTTGGTCCATACAATGCCGAAACCGGTCCTTTTAACACTTCAATTTTTTCGGCATGATCCATATCCACCCCTTCAAACAAGGTTCGTCCTGAGGCTTCGGTAATAGGAACACCGTCCACCAAAACCAAAATACCCCGGGTGATATATGTATGCAATCCCACACCACGGAAACTAATCACGTTGGATTCACCATGACGCCGGTCTTCAGTAAACACACCGGGAATAGACAACATGGCTTCCCCCACATTCCGGCGCTCCGTGGTCAGATCAATTGATTTTTTATCGATCACATACACCGGAGAACTGACGGTTCTTACCGTTTGTGGAATTTTTGTAGCGGAGATCTCCACTTCATCAAAAGTAATGGAAGTCATTTCCATTTTAATATTCAAAGTGGTCACTTCGCCGGCTTTCACTTTTACATCTTCAAAATGTTTCGGAAAATAACCCAATAATTTAGCTTCTACAGCATGTCTTCCGGCCGGAACATTTTTAATTACATAATGACCTTTACTATCACTCACGCCTCCCAGTTTCAGATGATGGATATAAACTTCCACACGGGCAAGCGGTTTGCCGGTATTGGCATCAGTTACCGTCCCTTTGATCATGCCTGTATTCTGGCCAGACACTGTCATCCCTGTCAGCGTAAACAAGACAAGAAAAAATAACTGAAAGTAAATCTTTTTCATAAATCCTTTTCCTTTTAATGATTAACCATAAAAACGTAATTTAACCTTTAACGTATTTTTTTCCTGTTTCTTTCAAAAAAACAAAATAATTTTCCAATTAAAATAAAAACTTAATCCCAATGTTAAAACTAATTTGCGGTTCATGCAGGATACAAGGCTGAACAATAAGTGCTATTCAAGTAAATAATCGCCATAATAACCACAATAAAAAAGTTTTATTGTTGGCAAATAAAACACAGGACAAGTTTTGAATGTTCTTGTTCAATTTCTCCGGTAAGAATGTACACAGCCCACCTGCAACCATTACTGCCGTATATTCAACATAATCTGGCACACAGCGGCTCGTGTACATTCAAGGTACTTTTATACTCCATTGTGAGAAAAACCACTTTCATTTATAAACCTAACAAATTACATGATGTTACGAGAATTACTTACGAACCACATTGTTATGCGGCATCCGATTGTTATCGTAAATAAACCTGTTGTTTTAAAAAGATACCGAAGTTCTACAGCCCTTTCGCTGCTTAAAATAACTTCCACACATCTTTTCCTTGCCTTACAAGCAAGGACACAACACAGTTTACACGTAAATTGTTAACCAATGGAAGTAAAAAGCCCGGGAAATAATAATACCGGAGAAAATTATGCCCGGGAATTGGGCGGTGGAATCAATACTTTAAGATACCGCTCAGGAAGCGGATCGGCATAACTATAGAAATGTAAAGGAATTCCTTCTGCCAGGAATTGTAAATGAAAGGTTCCCGATACCAGATAAATCATATTACTCACCTCATTATTTGTTGTCGGAGGTGGGTTCTGGTTTTTAGTGGTCGCACTATTTTTATCACCGGCACTTTTCAACAGCGCACTCAAATAGGCCATATCACCGGTTTTAGTATGATCACCATTGGAATAATTCTTATCTTTTGTATTGGCGAAATAAGCGTGGGAAGAGCTAAAAAAATAATAATGCAAAAGCGGATAAGAAGGCAAAATCAGGAATGCCAGGTACAGCAGTAAAAACGATATGGATATTGCCTTCCGAATCATTGCATCAAAGCTACAAAAAAATTAAATATCTAACTAAGAATATAAATATTTTTACCGCACGGGTGTAAACGTATCATTTTTTGGCCATCGAAACACCGGTTTTTTGTCTTCCAGTACAAATTTAGGTTTGGAAAAGGGAGCCAGCCGGTTTAAAAAGTCCAATACAGCCAAAATCGGGGCACCATAGAAGAACCGCATATACCGGTCAAAATCCCATAAATGGCCAGAATAAGAAAGCAAAATGTACGGAATATCTCCTATGTTATCATCATTACGGTCAAATCCCTGATAATCATCCCAATAATTATTATCCCACACATTAAAACGGGCCGTTGTTACCTCTGGATAAACCTGGGTTAAGTTATTATGAAAATAGTTGTGCTTAAAAAGATTGCCCTCCTGATTGGTATGGAAATAGATGGCCGTACCACAAAAAGCAATCTCATTATGTTCAATGGTATTTTTTTGTTCCAGCACGTAAGGCGACACATCTACATGGATACCTTCGGTACAATAAATAAACCGGTTATTCAGGATCTGGTTGGAGGAGGTTTCTTTCATCCCCAGCGCCATGCCACTCCCAATGTGATTGTCTTTGATCAGATTTCCGGTCATAATGGTGCGTTCGCTGTACATCAGGAAAACTCCTACCGAGTTGTTAATAAGTACATTATTTTGTATCCGGTTATTGTGCGAATACATAAAATGGATTCCATAACGGTTTCCGATTCCTTTATTTCCCTGAAAAAGATTCTCTGCCGAGTACCAAACCACCATGTCACGCACATGATGCCAATAATTTCCACGAATGATATTAAATTTGGAATACCACAACCGGATAGCATCGCCTTTAATGGCTTTAGGCCGGTGCAACAGAGAAGTGATTTCGTTGTGAATGATCCGGTTATGATTACACTGCCAGATATCTACACCAAACAAAACATCTTCGATACGGCAATTTTCAATAACATTATAATCCCCTTTCAAACGAACACCGGAATCCAGCTTATCAAAAGATCCGCCAGAATGCCGGATTACAACATTTTTAACGGTTACACTATCCGCATTAATAAAAATCACCGAAGTTTTCCCCAAGCCGTCGATTATTGCTTTTCCCTGGCCGTCAATTACCAGCCCGTCGGTTGAAATCTCTACCGGTCCGGTATAAACTGCCGGTTTCAACAGGATGTGCTGTCCCGGCTCCGCATTATCAATAATCGGTTGCAACGGAATAGAATCGTAACCGGTGGTCGTCAGGTCATACTGCGTAAGGGTTCCGTAAACCGGTTGTTCGGTCTGTCCCCGTCCATTTGCCGGCCATCCGAAAATCAAAAAGGCCATCAGCAAAGAAGCATAAAAAGCAAAACCGGAAAGATTCCGATAAGCCATTCTGCTTCGTTTTCCTTCCGGTTTTGCTTTCATAGAAAAAAGATTTTTCAATACTTTTTATTCTTTCCCTGCCGTTTTACAGGACTATTCTCCTTCTTTCAGGCTGTTTTTCTTGATGATCATGGCCACGATAAGCAGGGCCGTCACCAACAGTGCCAGGAAAAATCCGAAATAGGGATAAGATTGGGTGGTAAACTGCGCCACTTTTCCCTCACCAAATACGGTAGGCATAAAAGGCTTAATTCCCCTGAAGGCGCCTCCGCCGTGCATCGATAAATGGTGTCCGTACCAATAGAGGTAATAAATGTAAACCCCGAGAAAATAAAACGGAAGCAAAGCCGAAATAATGGCCGGCACAAAACATTTCCGTTTGGGTGTAAACATAAAAATCAGCACAAACAAAACAAACACCGCAAAAATATAAGGCGAAGCATGCATAATCTTATCCAATAAGATCAAGGGTTTTGGTGTAACATTTACCCGGATAGGTTCATTGGTTTTCGGATCAATGATTTCATGCCCCTGGGCATCTTTTTTGGTGTCAAAAACGTAATAAATAGGATATTTACGGG
The sequence above is drawn from the Candidatus Sulfidibacterium hydrothermale genome and encodes:
- a CDS encoding double-cubane-cluster-containing anaerobic reductase, whose protein sequence is MQHTVSKDRYERMRKTGSIHYSMEIKRNLAEMVDKFPDNPQGMNYFYDRYEKFLSGDDTSYQGKKVVASMCIHVPLELIYAVGAVPVRICSGAYSMDQIGTEFLPAKTCPMVKSTLGAIYLDILPGNIDPVLIVNPATCDQKKKMGEMGDELGKPLYLLEVPPTKDTEEARRYWHRVIKKFVKKLESVTGNKITRRSLKRAIKMVAKAQAEYRRFNQIRKTAPVIYGKDAILVTNAYFFDDIERWTQKLSELNDELEKRIEQKVYVGKAHSPRILLTGSPSIFPNVKLPVLIEELGGVVVYEEFCSTSRMIWDTVAVDEWFLYDMIPAVADRYLKPSTCPNFSPNDDRKRKIAKGIEDFKVDGVIYQTFTGCQLYDMESRTVGNFVESLGVSTLFIESDYNPDDFGQLTTRLEAFLDSLKNKK
- a CDS encoding 4Fe-4S binding protein, coding for MKTKISKIRRWVNNGNVSRFRFWIQIIAFILFVYGSYFLIQVGQNLPTFACPYNPGSPGTCFLMSVQHRMHTSFSALFSWRGVGFLTSLLSFVLFFIIFNKAWCGFLCPLGTIQDWITMLRKRLGIRGGQYDEKSFKKLSWIKYVLLALLFLIPLAISNSFFGLPKLSHDLHTPFCQICPARIILPLFSGDTSQLSINFSSTVTIVMSSLAIIILALFFVGSFVKKRFFCFFCPMSALQYLFSKIGILRLTKVGDKCTRCGNCSRVCDMGILSIAEDITSVNVVTDNCMMCFKCVEACPEEDCLNVKVLNFKIFTSTEEGFFKRYNPAGDSKELPSEQSKK
- a CDS encoding TonB-dependent receptor; its protein translation is MKKIYFQLFFLVLFTLTGMTVSGQNTGMIKGTVTDANTGKPLARVEVYIHHLKLGGVSDSKGHYVIKNVPAGRHAVEAKLLGYFPKHFEDVKVKAGEVTTLNIKMEMTSITFDEVEISATKIPQTVRTVSSPVYVIDKKSIDLTTERRNVGEAMLSIPGVFTEDRRHGESNVISFRGVGLHTYITRGILVLVDGVPITEASGRTLFEGVDMDHAEKIEVLKGPVSALYGPNGITGVINIIEKSPEEGFHGDINGSYGSYNFQKFSGDVNGGKGNFRYLAKAGYYHTDGYQDRTEYTSGRAGIKLIQDFGKMGKLQFTGDYTKDTSQSGGPLDSIQFVERSRVATRKFTGWTNEIYRFNLHYDKQFGEKSDLFVNSYFSGRNTTGHYLDTKWGEDNVRMYGGEVRYKLVSKISSAKNYFVVGTSFDRQTDDNHTYSRDGETGVIGSLIWAGKSTYDMLGIYAEDRVSLFQERLDLTFGLRFDYIGYDWEDNFHTGDDNTSGTSSLTNFSPKFGFAYNPLENLTVFGNISRGFNPPQISQLFTSTYVIPNPDLKPEYLTNYEIGVRGNLWKNAIHYQVSVFRMDFTDQIVSDGYPATYINIGNTRHDGVEVSLRYHYKRKFTAFLAYSYLNATFIDNPDTTLIGNQLRKTPHNMFSAGATYAFDFGLSFTVDYQFIDAYYMDNYDHFKYPGHSLVNAKVNYRYKKFTASLAVNNIFDVNYATWAYAGKRYDYVTHQTVWYQYYSPGWPVNYVLSVGYHF
- the nosD gene encoding nitrous oxide reductase family maturation protein NosD, which translates into the protein MKAKPEGKRSRMAYRNLSGFAFYASLLMAFLIFGWPANGRGQTEQPVYGTLTQYDLTTTGYDSIPLQPIIDNAEPGQHILLKPAVYTGPVEISTDGLVIDGQGKAIIDGLGKTSVIFINADSVTVKNVVIRHSGGSFDKLDSGVRLKGDYNVIENCRIEDVLFGVDIWQCNHNRIIHNEITSLLHRPKAIKGDAIRLWYSKFNIIRGNYWHHVRDMVVWYSAENLFQGNKGIGNRYGIHFMYSHNNRIQNNVLINNSVGVFLMYSERTIMTGNLIKDNHIGSGMALGMKETSSNQILNNRFIYCTEGIHVDVSPYVLEQKNTIEHNEIAFCGTAIYFHTNQEGNLFKHNYFHNNLTQVYPEVTTARFNVWDNNYWDDYQGFDRNDDNIGDIPYILLSYSGHLWDFDRYMRFFYGAPILAVLDFLNRLAPFSKPKFVLEDKKPVFRWPKNDTFTPVR